accctaaacttacttagctacaaaaacattagttacaaaaatacttactaggatactcactaactatactacgcttgacaagaacttggaaacaatgcgggtaagtcgagaatcaatgaccgagagcacatgaatcacaagacgaactggcacaggacaaagggaggcgtggactatatatacatgaggtaagggcacacaggtggaaacaatcaaggcggggctgacaattacaatggcaggaagtcaagggacctgaaatgagataagaggtaagtttcaccttaaaacaggaagtgagcacgaGACTTGACACGAGTGATTTTAATttgacgaaccgcactaaggacaagacgtggacatgacatgacatgggaatctaaacacagaacatgacacaagactaacagatatgacgggacattacagttgcAGCCCGTGTCCGAgtctctaaaggggctgctccccaagttttggctccattttagtcctgtgctcctgatttttgggcacccagtgcagaagggggagggggggggggggggggggggggggagggtagggtcaGGAGGGACGGTCGggcctccctgtcggtctgctcctgggcctcgccaagatggccatttgcgggtccaggcagcggtagtcgacggccgcaccggggtcggctgcctgcccctcttccgggccaacgtccgtgcccgcgtgtccctggagagggaacacgtggtgtccaggagccgctggaggccttccgtgaacgctggttgccgcgggacgtcgagtgtattattgataaatgtattcatttgatgtttgtttgtttgtaaactgccaatatcggcagcctttgatcgtgttacccttttgtatgtttgttttgttttctgaataaaagcttttgtatatatttttttaaaagagacccgggtttgatcctgactacaggtgctgtctgtacggggtttatacgctatctccgtgaccgtgtgggttttctccgggtgccctggtttcctcccactccaaaaacgtgcaggtttgtaggttaattggctgcagtaaattgtccctcatggtgtaggatagtgcttgtgtgtggggtgatacatggtgatcgctggtcagcgtggactcgttgagacaaagggcctgtttccacgctccatctcgAAAGCCTAAAATAAAGAATACTTAATTCCAGTGAAGTTTCCTATCAGTGCAAGACTAAactgtttaaatgttgggatagtccctgcctcaactacctcctctggcagcttgttccacacatccgtgggctgaatggcctaattctgctcctatcacttatgacctttgtcagcttgacggcagctgaatccaatcccctccaatcccctccattagagtcggaagacgggtcccgacccgaaacatcgcctaaccatgtcccccacagatgctgcctgacccgctgagttactccagcgctgtgtattttatttgtaatctagcatctgcagtttcttgtgtctcccctccatttcctgacgctgccctcgccctccctcccgcccgcactcaccagggtcccacacacacacgcactcgtcgcccaccgcgggaacctcacggcggccggaggagcagggaccatgtcacaagcgcatcggacagactggggaaacagcttgcatgagccgcgtgtgtattgatgcagcgcTGCAGAGGGTGAAGCCGGCCGGCAGAACAAAGAGCATAAATACTGGACGGTGCATGTGTGCAGGCGCTGCAGCGGCAGGGGTGGAGAGCCGAGCGCTGGGAAGGTTTGGTGATGAGGCAGGAGGGGATTACACAGTGACCAGCGCCGTGCGTCCACTGAGCCGCTGTACTTCCCATCAGCAACAACAGGGAACATGATGCACGGAGCTCCCAGGTAGTTGATGCAACCGCCATTAAACATACTCCAATCACATTGATTCACAACACAATTACTTTAATAACATGAGAATAACATGAACAGATTTAGCCGGAACAACGCGGGTGCTGGTCAATCGCCtcacacagaaatattttaaatacaacgCAGAATGatacaaattaaaacacatttcggatctcaaacctccgttaaataaattacatcaaCCAACAGAACCAACGATTCAATTTACAAACTCACCTTCTCCTTATACTTCGAACAACACTTAAAACGTTCAAACTCCAGTGTCAGCATTTTACTGATCACCGCTTCAAGAAATCTCACAGGAATAAAGTGAAACCTGCAGGGACCAGCAGTTTGATCAAAGTAACCGGAGCAATGAGCCCACGGCACAGAACGGTTCTCCTGACTTGCGGCAACAATAAAAGTGGCTGATGTATCAATCGCCATGTTGATGAACTCAGTGCGAGAACCAGACTGCATCACAACAGCACAGTCAgaatatcccagtgggggcagtctatcccagtcggaagatgcagtctggagagggtcggacatgcggcaatgatacccatccctggtccccaattcacacagggagtgggaacCACGGACCCATCCCTTATACCCcagacttctccacacaaagtatcACCATAAAGAGGGAAATACAGCAAGTGCCAATATTGATACTGACTGGAAATAGAAATAATTACTCAACGTAATTCAaaaggaaataattgaaataatataaaataaaataatataaaggaaatgaTAACACTGACAATTGGTGACCTTTTACTGTTCTGCACAGGCTCtcaggtgaacagtgaaagctGCTGTGTCCTTAAAAACATTCCCTCACACAGGGCACGTTTCACGGCAGGTGTGAGCTTTCTgctgaaagagataaaaaaagctcttcccacagacagaacatgtgtacggcctctctccggtgtgggtccgctggtgtacaTGGAGGTTCCCTGcccgtgcaaagcccttcccacagacagaacatgtgtacggcctctctccggtgtgggtccgctggtgtagatggaggttcccagcctgtgcaaagcccttcccacagacagaacatgtgtatggcctctctccggtgtgggtccgctggtgtagatggaggttcccagcctgtgcaaagcccttcccacagacagaacatgcgtatggcctctctccggtgtgggtccgctggtgtagatGGAAGTTCCCagcctgtgcaaagcccttcccacagacagaacatgtgtatggcctctctctggtgtgggtccgctggtgtagatGGAGGTGCCCTGtccgtgcaaagcccttcccacagacagaacatgtgtatggcctctctccggtgtgggtccgctggtggagatggaggttccctgcctgtgcaaagcccttcccacagacagaacatgtgtacggcctctctccggtgtggatccgctggtgtcggtggagagTCGCTGCCCGCGTGAAacacttcccacattctgcacattcatgCCGTCTCTCCGTTATTCGTCCTGGAATATCACCTGACTTCCCTATTGCCCTCCTTCCGTCAGATGGTGTGAACGGACTCTGCTCACGTTTACTTTGTGGATCTGTGTCCACTCTGGGGGAAGAAGGTTGACCAGCTGGCGTTGGTCTGGAGGCTTCAGGATGCCTTCTTAAGTGCCTTGTAAGGTACTCCGCCGTGGTGAATGCTATAGTGCAGTGAGGGCAGGGATGACAGTCTCCTTGGGTCACGCTGTCTACcgctggagaaggaaacagaaatgaTCACTTTCAGCAAAAAATCCACGCTctgatttggaagacagattagtaaatgcttcagtgttaatggagctgctcggagatgttaattgaaataatttacaggcgtgactcgtgaaagattgtggggaggagggatttaTCAATCACCAGATGATTTTGATAAATACTCCAGGGGGATGGATTCAGTCTTTGATATCCCCCAAGGAACAAGGTACACGTCAGTAAGTTTTTAAGAATTCTTCTAACCCAGTGTGATAACTGGCTTGTTAAAATGGGCAAGTGAAAAGCAAAGTGCAGATGTCAAATAACATCATGAGCTGGGAGTTGCTGAGGACGACAGCAGGGCAAAGGGGCTGACTGCatctttgtaaatgctcagtgattcagcgtgagttgctccaaggatgttttgaataaaatcagtgcatccacaaagtttttgtgcttctgacacccgcgacatcattcagcacaattctctgcacttcactattctgcaaatttctcatccttactacaactgctgctttgtttttgatcatagtttctgacgtgccactttaaacacccgtaattattttacagtaaattagttaaagtttgattatgttgaacaatccctgttccaggcgtacactggccctatccctgacctCGATCTCCGTCACATTGACAAGTGCATCggtactacctcctgcacccatccagaactcatggacttcattaacttcaccaccaatttccatcctgcactcaaattcacttggaccatctttgacaccaccctcgcctttcttgatctcagtctccatcacaggctgacatctattacaaacccactgacagtccacaactaccttgtctacatttcttcccaccctgcttcctgcaaagactccatcccctactcctaattcctccgtctatgccacatcaagatgaggggttccctaccaggacatctgacatgtcctcattctttagggaatggaggttcccctctcccatcagagatgAGGCCTCACTCCtgtttcctcggtaccccacagctctgccttcctccccctctccctattcgtaacagagacagagtcccgctagtccttacctttcacccccatCAGccctcacatacaacacataatcctccgacattttcgccacctccaacggtatcccaccactagtcacgtcttcccatctccacccctttccgccttccacagaaaccgttccctccgcaactccctggttaattgggcccttcccacccaaaccaccccctccccaggtaccttcccctgcaggagatgcaacatctgccccaatacctcctccttcaaatctgttcaggcaccccaacagtcctttcaggttgggcagaggttcacttgcacctcctccaacctcatctactgtgttcaagatgtggactcttatacatcgggaagaccaaacatagacggattatggcgatcgttttgctgaacaccttcaagCAGTccccctgaacctacctgatctcctggttgctaaacactttaattctcctacccattcccacactgacctttctgtcctaggtttctgccattgtcagagtgaggttaaacgcaaattggaggaacagcatctcatattttgcttgggcagcttgcagcccagaggtatgaatattgatttctcgaacttcaagtaaacccggtattccctttctctctgtccctcccccacacaagtcgcaccagcttcttattttcacATAAACagataacaaaggcctgtttcccttattcacaaaatgctgaagtaactcagcaggtcaggcagcatctcaggagagaaggaatgggtgacgtttcgggtcgagacccttcttcagactgatgtcaggggggctggacaaaggaaggatataagtggagacaggaagatagagaatgaactgggaaggggaaggggaagagagggacagaggaactatctaaagttgaggtcaatgttcattccgctgggctgcaagctgcccaagccaagtaTGAgttcctgttcctccaatttccggtgggcctcactatggcactggaggatgcccatgacagaaaggtcatactggaagtgggaggggaagttgaagtgctcagccaccgggagatcaggttggttaaggcggactgagtgaaggtgttgaacgaaacgatcgccgagcctgcattcggtttcgccgatgtaaagaaattgacatttagagcagcggatgcaatggatgtggttggaggaagtgcaggtgaacctctgcctcacctggaaagactgtttcggtccttggatggagttgaggggggaggtaaagggacaggtgttgcatctcctgcggttgcagaggaaaacgcctggggatggggtggtttgggtaggaagggacgagtggaccagggagttacggagggaacggtctctgcggaacacagaaaggggatgggatgggaagatgtggccagtagtggggtcccgttggaggtgacagaaatgttggaggatgatttgttggatactctggctgatagggtggaaggtgagaacgagggggattctgtccttgtttcgaatggggtgagggggagcaagagcggagctgcgggatatagaagaggccctagagaatgcctcatctataatggaagaggggaagccccgtttcctgaagaatgaggacatctctgatgccctagtgtgaaacacctcaccccgggcgcagatgcggcgtagacggaggaattgggagtaggggatagactttttgcaggagacagggtgggaagaagtgtagtccagatagctgtgcgagtcagtgggtttatagtagatgtcagtcactagtctgtctcctgtgatggagatgggaggtccagaaacggtagggagatgtcggagatagtccagaaatggtaggtttcctttattatttttatttttttgcatatctttcatttattgttctttatctctctacatcgttgtttaatatctctcgtttccctcttcgCTAACtaatcggaagggtctcgacccaaaacatcacccatcccttctctcacgagatgctgcctgtcctgctgagtaaatccagcattttgtgtctatctgcagcatctgcagttccttcccacacaattaaaGTTGCCTGCAGTTCCCCGATTTGTGCAGAATCCTCACGTTTTGGGTCTTGGTTTGACATCCACATTGTGGTCCATGTGATTCCCAGCTCCTTGGCATAGTCATCACCGTACCAGACCAGCAACTCGCAGTGAGGAGGAACCGGCTTGCAAGTCCTGTAGTAAATGTTGCCCCGGTGCTGGAAGGCAACAAGGTTCTGTTCCTTCCCCTTTCTGGCACAGTTCACAAATCTGCAACACAACAAGCACAGATAGAAGGTACAACAGTCACTTAAAATTATAAGTGAACACAGAACGTAAAGTATATCAGCAAAGTCTGTTGAATGGGAGATGTCCCCAGCCATGGTCCaaattcaacctgaaatattgtacaccctttgtcagcacactgctgaaggaaacttgaactttgtttctcttcccacagaagcGGCCTGACCTACGCAGTATTTCcagtcttttctgtttttatgtctacctggtattactgttgttgttattgtattgttgattactttctatttatctgcatgttattgcgttaacagacttgttaagctgcaggaagttagaatttcattgttgaacaattaaacactgttgacccTGGCTGTGTTATTTACAGGGAGGCAAAGACAGAGCAGCTGTGGTGCAGCGTGGCGTGAATTGAGTTATTCTTCTCTTGGAATATTGGTTTCACGGAGATACCACAGATTTTAACATCAAGACCTGATTTTAAACTGTGGCATCAGTCTCCCAGTCACAGATCAAGACATGACAGGCTGAATATTTGATGCAAAGTTTTGCAGCATCAGGTGACATTCCAAAAGCACGAGGCTTGAGATAGGAGTTGTGGGTTATGGAGTGATCCAAGGAGAAAGGCTGGTTTAGGCAAGGAAAGCATCGCCCAGACAGAATGCTGAATCTTTCTGGATTAATGAGTAAAATGGACCATTTTCCTTCCCCGAGTCATGTATTTCCCATTCATCCcctcttttaaactaaatagtggggggagggggatgtcaaatgggataaacaaagatggagttgaagggaaagagagtataggaaaagttaagacccCAGAataaacgggacagaaagctcacgaaaggataggagagaatggccaagtgtaataggaatcgatgtgaaaggtgagatgagtaatggattaaaagtgttatatatgaatgtgcaaagtataagaagtaaagaggttgagcttgaggctcagttagagattggtagatatgacattgtggggattatagagacatggctgcagtagGATcgcgactgggaactgaatattcagggttatacgtcctatagaaaggacaggcaggtgggcagaggaggtggggtagctctgttgggaagggatgaaattcagtcctttgtgAGAGATGACATAGGGTCTGACgatatagagtcactgtggatagagttgaggaattgtaaaggtatggGAGTTATGTACACACCCCCAAACAATAGCGTAGATATAGggtttaagttgcagcaggagttaaaactggcatgtaacaaaggtttgtggttatgggagatttcaatatgcaggcagacaatagacaataggtgcaggatgaggctagtctgcccttcgagccagcaccgccattcaatgtgatcatggctgatcattctcaatcagtaccccgttcctgccttcccccataccccctgactccgctatccttaagagctctatctagctctctcttgaatgcattcagagcattggcctccactgccttctgaggcagagaatttcacagatttacaactctctgactgaaaatgtttttcctcatctcagttctaaatggcctaccccttattcttaaactgtggccccttgttctggactcccccaacattgggaacatgtttcctgcctctaacgtgtccaaccccttaataatcttatacgtttcgataagacctcctctcatccttgtaaattcccgtgtatacaagcctagtcgatccagtctttcaacatacgacagtcccgccattccgggaattaacctagtaaatctcgctgcacgccctcaatagcaagaatatccttcctcaaatttggagaccaaaactgcacccagtactccaggtgcggtctcaccagggccctgtacaactgcagaaggacctctttgctcctatactcaactcctcttgttatgcaggccaacattccttggctttcttcactgcctgctgtacctgcatgcttcctttcagtgactgatgcactaggacacccagatctcgttgtacgtccccttttcctaacttgacaccattcagataatactctcccttcctattcttaccaccaacgtggataacctcacacttatccacattaaactacgtctgccatgcatccgcccactcacgcaacctgtccaagtcaccctgcaactcatagcatcttcctcacagttcacagttcacagggagacagggaaaatcaggttggttctggaccccaagaaagggagtttgcagtgtgccttcgagatggattcttagagcagtttgtactccagcctaccagagagatggcaattctggattcagtgttgtccaacaaaccagatttaataagggaactcgaggaaaaggaaaaggcaatacaggctgaaaagatgaagtacgaggggaagctggccaggaatataaagaaggacagtaaaagcttctttcagtatgttaagagaaagagattagttgggacaaatgtgggtccgttgaaggcagaaacgggtgaaattattgtgggtaacaaggaaatggtggaagtgttgaacaggtacttcggatctgtcttcactaaggaagacgtaaacaatctcccacatgtactagaggacagaggatctagggagacagaggaactgaaagaaatt
The window above is part of the Rhinoraja longicauda isolate Sanriku21f chromosome 43, sRhiLon1.1, whole genome shotgun sequence genome. Proteins encoded here:
- the LOC144612196 gene encoding histone-lysine N-methyltransferase PRDM9-like; the encoded protein is MNTLEEIMITLQRLDVPKPEFLTNRRRRRQTQVYESSESDEDSTPKLLTKNAKRVRIFRHPFKNAKGKNAKRKPVVKVITGEGKRDLGGAAEETKEGTVLVKIIKRATVLGSTSEETTKQTDKIIYNLRNKKRIIYTEEQELRNDDYLFCEACETFFIEECPVHGPPIFMKDTVIDYNRPDRAHLTLPEGLSIATSKIRKADLGVWNEGKVIPRGINFGPYEGEVSNEKEAAISGYSWAISKANNDTEYIDAQDESKSNWMRFVNCARKGKEQNLVAFQHRGNIYYRTCKPVPPHCELLVWYGDDYAKELGITWTTMWMSNQDPKPVDSVTQGDCHPCPHCTIAFTTAEYLTRHLRRHPEASRPTPAGQPSSPRVDTDPQSKREQSPFTPSDGRRAIGKSGDIPGRITERRHECAECGKCFTRAATLHRHQRIHTGERPYTCSVCGKGFAQAGNLHLHQRTHTGERPYTCSVCGKGFARTGHLHLHQRTHTRERPYTCSVCGKGFAQAGNFHLHQRTHTGERPYACSVCGKGFAQAGNLHLHQRTHTGERPYTCSVCGKGFAQAGNLHLHQRTHTGERPYTCSVCGKGFARAGNLHVHQRTHTGERPYTCSVCGKSFFYLFQQKAHTCRETCPV